Within the Montipora foliosa isolate CH-2021 chromosome 11, ASM3666993v2, whole genome shotgun sequence genome, the region caGTACGAGATTTGATTgtccgtttttagcgaaaatacttagaagattcataacccggacgattaatcttactctttgttagcagtgtaggttcccgccaaaatgacactTTTTTgcgcacgctcactgttgttctatgagaaaatctcgtattCGTAGTCGTTCTCtttctagaatctaaagctctttACTATGGCTGTGCGCACGACGGTAAGGCAATGGCTTGACGGCGTGGTTGAACTGTAGGACAAGGATTTTGCGGGTTTGTGGGGCTGATCTATTCTTTACAGCAAAAAGACGCCGGCCGATCGGTGATGTCTCAAAAGGCTTATGGTATATGAGACCACCTGAGCCACAGGCCAAGAAGAGAGAAGAAGGGAcacgtctttttttttttcaaacatcagTCCTGTAGCACTCAAgtttcaaacgaaccaacagaGTGTAATTTTAAGTTCTATAATACGTTCCCATATAACCCATCTAAGCATTAGTCCTAGTAATGGAAACGGGCCCACACATGGACACAAAAAGCGGACTTTTCCGGGTTGTGGACCAAGTGTATGTAGATATAGATGTCAGATGCGCTGCACGATTAGACTAGGGTAAAACATTTCCGGAGTCGTGACCAAGCTGAAACGTTTGCAACCCACAATATTAACTCAGGTGCAAAAAGTTCCAAAATTCCTCACGTATGTCGGCAGTTATCCATCTGGTTCCAAAGTGGGAATTTACGTTATTCTCGAGTAATCAGGGTTTCTTGACAAATCTGGGCATTTATTTGCGTTTTCACGAATAGAATACTAAAAACGAATTTGATTTTTCGAAGTTATTTTCATACCTACTTTAACCTTGTTTTTTATGCAAACGCCTCCTTTTGGTTTGGTAAAAACAAGAAGCGAATAACAACATACTTCGTTATTTTACAGTCGGAAGAAAGAGAGGCGAAATACTGTCAAAGAAATCGTCTCCAAAGAACAATCAGAGAAGAAAAGGTAAATATCACACCACAGGTATGCCAGCAaatgagacactttcattataGTGATAGTTTAACTGAAAGATCATGTATGATAATTTGGATAATGAAAAAAGACATCATTGAGCATGAGaataaagccgtgttcacactcaacgttgattatgcTCAACGGAAGTAtaattcaggctatcatactccattcaattttatttagttttacAAAATGGCTCCGTATCGCGTGGCTACCACgatcatcatcaccatgcttgaggtgaggagagaaccaaggatagcttctgagaacagaagatgacaaatccaaatcttcgctccataaagcgattagaagtttcgtctgctcatatCACCACGTGTTCGCAATTCTGTTCAGTTACGTACtgtaattatttcaaacaacccatgtgatgtgaacccatttcatattcgaTTATATTTCGATCACAATCGAtacctaatgtgaacacggctttagcATGACGATTTAATTGTTATTGTTGATTTTGATGATGATGTGCAAGAGGAGGAAACTCTGTGGGAAAACTCACCGAATAATGGTCTCGCATTTGTCTTTGATAAGTGTCGTGCATTTCAACCTACAGATTTACAGTCTGCGGACCTTTTTTGGTCATTTCATGATACATCAGCAAAAGTGTCCAACTATACTGTGCACAAGAATGTTGCTCGATTTCATGGAGGTGCAGAGGTCATCTCAACCCTCTCTCGAGGACATGTCGCTAGCACCAGTAGTAAAATGGGATGGATATCGCTTGGAGACTTTAAAGGTAACAAGATAacttgaataggccatttccgaattaatgtccgcctcctcttcaaagcgagtccaagtgcgaagtttttatgatggtaattagttctactttacatatgaatgaaaactaattttcataagaaaaacttcgcacttagactcgctttgaagaggaggcagacatgaactcggaaatggccgaTTCCTTTCGTAACTTACAAAGGCATATTTCTGTGGGCGTTAAAAataatgcgcatgcgttttTGAGTGTTTCCAGTTGTTGTTAtacttttcaagtttccagGGAAGTCAGAATTTCCCAGCCTTCTAATCAACCACAAATCCcttaacaaatagatttttTTGGGGTTGAAAGGGGAATACTAGgttaaaaataatataaaaccAGTGTGGTCACCTCCACTTAACCCAACTAGAAGgtccaaaatattgaaaacgaTGTTTCGAGGAAGTTGGATCGTTCTCACAGTCTTTGCTATTATCCTTTCTCTGTAGGGAAATGTTTTAGTGATCCAGGAGTGTGCAAGCACAAAGGCATGACTGTTATGGCCTCCCTCAAAATAAACGAGAAAGAGCTCCGTAAAGATTCCAGTTCATATTTTATTTCCAGCGGAGGACAAACAACGCAGGCGCGTGGTTTTGCCTTCCTTCATGTTGCCAAACGATACATCTTAATACTTAGCACACAAAACAAACAGTGGACACTGCAAGCGCAAGATATTCCTGAAGGGTGGATCAATGTGGCTTTCACTTGGAAAAAAGATGATATGCTTAAGCTTTATGTGAATGGCAAGGAAGCCGCAAGAACCAAAGCTGTTACAGTTTCTAGGCCAAATGATGCGTTTAGCACTTTAGAGATTGGACGTCCTAACAATTCACTCCTAGCGAAATTCAGAATTCCAATGGAGATTGACAATCTTACGCTGTGGGAAAAAGCTCTCACAAGTGATGAGATCGATGCACTTGCTAAGAAAGGTGACAAGTGAATGTCGTTATTTCTTGtgaaatttaatgatattttttCTGTTTCAAAGACCAGttccattttaaacagtttaTGCTTGATGTGGTGAATTTACTTATGTTAAAATGCTATCCGCGGTAATGGCCGCAGTGATTTTAATTCTGGAGTCATCATTGCGGCAGAAGATTGCGCAACTTAAACAATTCCAACGAAGTCTGAAGCTATCCCGGATTAACCTAACATAAGCGGCGCAAACTCCCGGTCACTGGCTCCTGTATTTTTGAAGGCCTCATTGGAACTGCTCAAAGTTGCGTTCTTCACTGCTCAAAAGTAAAATCATGTTATGCCATTTCCTCAGGTGTTGGATCGCCAAAAAGTCAGAGGTAACTTGAAGCTAGGCATGATAAAATAACCTGAGCCATTTGTAGATGCAGCAGTGGTTTCTTCTAAAACCATGTTCCACAGTAATATATTTCAGTTCAATTTCAGCCAAAATAAAGCGACAAAGAGTAAATGTCATTTGTTTGGTCCAATCTAAAGTGCACTTCTCCATTTTCAGATGCAGTAAAAAcggtgaaagaaaaaaagaagaaacaataAATCGACATGCAGAAGATATCTAAGGACAACCCATGCACATCCAAATCATTGAAAATAATCTGAAGAATGATCATTGTTCATAATGATATTAACAAGTCATATGGACtgaaagggaacctccactccaaccaaaaaaaacaactttaaatcatAGGAAATAACCTTTGCAGTCAAATCAATCTATATTTTTTCCAAAGagagcgtttgtatccgaaataaatatttttatagAATCGCCtgtttttgtttccaaatttacGGGCGCCttcatcttgaataattgtgacgttttATGGTTGTCCTATTGTTGTTAGACAAAAACTCTATGTGtaagaacaatagggcaaccttAGCACGtccaattattcaagatggcggcgcccgcgaaatttgaaagtgaaaataagcgattttaaaattcagtttatCTATACATAAAcactttttaaaacaaatctCGAACAAATTTGTTGGGAAACATTATTTCCTTCAGTTTAAACTTCTTCTGTaataagagtggaggttcccttggTATCTGAACTCGACAGTCGAGGAAATGTGGACGTTCAATGTTTTATAATTTCTTTCTGTATAGAAAAAGCACCATCGTCCGATATTTGCTCATATCTTTGTGTACAAGCAGTACATACCATAACGTGTCGACAGTCGACTTTTGCTCGATAGTCATCAACTGACTAATGTGCTCTAGAAATTATGTCTGATATAATCATTTTGTTATACATTATAGTTAGTAAGATTGCCAGGATAGATGTGTTCCTGAAAGAGCTCAATAAAGCTCACCTGATGTAAAATATTGCTTAATCAGACACTAGAAAATAggaaaaggaggaaagaaatCACGATAAACCGATCTTTTATATAGATGTGTATGTTTGTTTCGTGCTTAAAATCTTAAGGCTGAACAACTGATTCAGTTATTCCTGTGTTTTCAACATTATAATacggacaaaaatgaaaatatattaCGAAATTTACACGCATGCAATTCGTAGATCGCGCGCCATTTTTTGATCTTAGCGGTGTGTATTTTGTTGTGGTGTAACATGTACCTGTCAAAAGGCAACATTGTAAATTCGAAATAAATTCTAAATCTTTTTAATCATTAACAGCGCGTGCTCATACTTGTGTGCCAACGTAATTTTCCTACAACGCCTTTAACAGAGATTGTTTCATAACAATCggtaatatttttttggcttgaaaaaaaaaaccttttcaatGAGGGAAACATTTTGGACCCGCGGAATTACACAGATACTTAATTGCCGCCAAGTCCGAGGTTTGTCATGTCCGAAATTCCGATTACTTTTGGTTCTTCGTCTGAGACTGCTTGGAAGCATATATTTTGGCTTTTTCTTTGGACCTAATTAATTCAAgcaagtttttgttttgaatttttttgtcagATTTACACCCATGTTGAGCAGCTTATCGAGTTGGACTATGGATGTTAAAGACGTCTTCCCTTTGTTGGCTCTAGGGATTCTATCAAGTAAGTACGCTTGGGCTTTTGTCAACGCCACCAAAGAATGCGCTGAAGTGTTATTGATTATGTGCTTGCAAGCGATTCACCTTATGAGGTCACTGAATAGGTCGTCATGCCATTTTTGGCACGAACCTCAAAGGATTGATACCCGTCACACTTTAATCGTTGCTAGTTAGTTGCGAACTTGGTTGCATCTGAACGCAATCCACATTTAGGGAGTGTTAAAGTATTGCTAATAGCAACATATGACCAGTCTTTCTATCTCAGAACCGTCTTGAGTCCGTTTGTAAAGTGAATCAATAACGGCATATTCGTTCTGCAAGgcaatatttggccttttatgaaCCTAAAGTGCCCTCAATATCACAGCTTGAATCAATGATTCTCAGTGAACCATGGACAAGCATGGAACGGTACTAGTATCATGACTGCTTTGCATTAAGCAGGGCTAGTTGTAGGACTAAACCGGGCTTAGCACGATGACAACTGACTTATCTCAAATTTTACGTCGCCAACTCTCGCAAAGATTATTGCTTATCTTGCTTCAAGAAAGTTGGTTCTGGAAGAAAAGAACCAAATTGAACTTCAAATCTTCAACTTATtatttgtcatttatttaatGACGATAATACGACGTTTATTCAGATCCAATCACAAAAGACTAATAAGAGAAGTACATGATCTTATTTGAGatttaacaaaatttaaaatacataaataaaaatCTACCGTAAGATTAATAAAACGACCCAGAAAATTGAGGTAAAGAGCAACTGTCCACACGATTTTTCCGATTGTCGTTGAGATTTCAACACTGTCAATATCGAAGTTTGACTTGCATTCAATAGCCCTTATTTAGCCATGTTggtaacttgtgtaagcattctattttactacttaagtgataaacattcaatgaacatgaaacaaatcatctgtgtggctaagatgtttgttataacctctcgaagttgtgttgtttgccccctcagaagtgtgtagctaatttgcatgataatagcaaatccaacatggcggctatcgtgaataagttCTATTGTCCCGGAGCCCCTTAACTATAGAGATGCTGATCTTAGTAAATCATTAAATGACAGCTTCGCTTTCAGCCAGTGCATCACTTTACCATAATGATCACTACATTAGTACATGAACCATCTTTTGTGTATTGGCAGCATCCGTGCTATTAGGACTAAAGACATTGTTTCCGTTGCAACGGCTACATTTTCGCCACTAACCATGGTCCATACATGGGTTTCACATATCCACTTTTACGTTATCTTTTCAGTTGGACTTTGTTGTGGGACAAGCGATGGCGAAAAGAAGCGATTGAGTTCACTTGACTTAAAAGCAGGTATGTTAGCTGAAGCCGGGTAGAGTATTACTGCGTTAGTTATCCCGAATACTAACCGAAGATTTTTACGTGGTAGATAAGCAAGTGACAATTTGTTCAAAAGGAAAACATCCATTGACGTGTGAGTCCCCTGGTTCAGCAATTGCTATAACTGGTGTGTTCTGGGGGCGACAGTCCCCAGATATTTGTCCCTCAGAAGACGGAGACCTCGTAACTAACTGCCCCACGGCACCGGAGACGCGCAACATTGTCAAACAAATGTGCGAAGGCATGGGAGGCTGTGTTTTGGAGGGAAAAGCggagaaattacaaaataaaaagCATTGTTACGGAGTCCAAAAGTATCTCCTGGTAAACTATACTTGTGTACCTCAAAGAAAAGAGACTATTTTATGTGATTCTGAAAGATCAATACTCTCCTGCCCATCCGATTGGGTGCTGAAAGTAAATTCTGCTTTTTGGGGACGCCAAAGTACGCAAGTTTGTCCATCAGCCAAAGGACAACACGAATGTCCAGGGGCATCAGAAACCATCTCGAAACTGAGAACCAGGTGCAACAATAATCCTTTTTGCCCCGTGAAGGCCTTTTACAAGGAGCTACAAAATGGCGGAGAAAACTGTCCTCGGGTAGAAAAGTACCTCGTTGTTAACTACAGCTGTCACCCCAGTCCTAATGTTGGGCGGCGAGAGCAACTGGGACTGCTTCCTCTGTCAGTGTACCGCAGCCTCGGAATTAGATCAAAAATATGGACTCCTGGTGGTTTTAAGAAACGGACAACACTATTATgataagaaatagaaaaatacGCAGACCTTTATAAACTTTCTGCTGAGAAAGAAGTGGGGCTTAATCTCTTTCATGAAAGCAGATTCGAAACCCA harbors:
- the LOC137976778 gene encoding L-rhamnose-binding lectin CSL1-like, with the translated sequence MDVKDVFPLLALGILSIGLCCGTSDGEKKRLSSLDLKADFYVVDKQVTICSKGKHPLTCESPGSAIAITGVFWGRQSPDICPSEDGDLVTNCPTAPETRNIVKQMCEGMGGCVLEGKAEKLQNKKHCYGVQKYLLVNYTCVPQRKETILCDSERSILSCPSDWVLKVNSAFWGRQSTQVCPSAKGQHECPGASETISKLRTRCNNNPFCPVKAFYKELQNGGENCPRVEKYLVVNYSCHPSPNVGRREQLGLLPLSVYRSLGIRSKIWTPGGFKKRTTLL